From Canis lupus dingo isolate Sandy chromosome 24, ASM325472v2, whole genome shotgun sequence, a single genomic window includes:
- the TRMT6 gene encoding tRNA (adenine(58)-N(1))-methyltransferase non-catalytic subunit TRM6 — protein sequence MEEVFSLRRRRKSLLQEIVQQLIENSTTFRDKTEFAQDKYIKKKKKKYEAIITVVKPSTRILSIMYYAREPGKINHMRYDTLAQMLTLGNVRAGNKMIVMETCAGLVLGAMMERMGGFGSIIQLYPGGGPVRAATACFGFPKSFLSGLYEFPLNKVDSLLNGTFSVEMLASEPKDSASVEESNGTLEEKQTSEQDNEDSVAEGPESHHPPEQETMEIVSQDPEYKEPKERGNKKDYIQEKQRRQEEQRKRHLEAAALLSERNADGLIVASRFHPTPLLLSLLDFVAPSRPFVVYCQYKEPLLECYTKLRERGGVINLRLSETWLRNYQVLPDRSHPKLLMSGGGGYLLSGFTVAMDNFKADPSLKSNASTLESNKTEEPAAKKRKCPESDS from the exons ATGGAGGAAGTCTTCAGCctaagaagaagaaggaagagccTACTTCAG GAAATAGTTCAGCAGTTAATTGAAAATAGTACAACATTCCGAGACAAGACAGAATTTGctcaagataaatatataaaaaagaagaaaaagaa GTATGAAGCCATCATTACTGTTGTGAAGCCATCCACTCGCATTCTTTCAATTATGTATTATGCAAGAGAACCTGGAAAAATTAA ccaCATGAGATATGATACACTAGCCCAGATGTTGACCTTGGGAAATGTCCGTGCTGGCAATAAAATGATTGTAATGGAAACTTGTGCAGGCTTGGTGCTGGGTGCAATGATGGAACGGATGGGAG gTTTTGGTTCCATTATTCAGTTGTACCCTGGAGGTGGACCTGTTCGGGCAGCAACAGCATGTTTTGGATTTCCCAAATCTTTCCTCAGTGGTCTTTATGAGTTTCCACTCAACAAAGTGGACAGTCTCCTAAATGGAACATTTTCTGTGGAGATGTTAGCTTCAGAGCCTAAAGACAGTGCATCAGTTGAAGAAAGTAATGGGACTCTGGAGGAAAAACAGACTTCGGAACAAGACAATGAAGACAGTGTAGCAGAAGGCCCAGAGAGCCATCACCCACCAGAACAGGAAACAATGGAAATCGTCTCTCAAGATCCAGAATATAAGGAGCCtaaagagagaggaaacaaaaaggaTTAT attcaggaaaagcaaaggagacaagaagagcaaaggaaaagacaTTTAGAGGCTGCTGCtctgctgagtgaaagaaacgCAGATGG TTTAATTGTAGCTAGTCGTTTCCATCCCACTCCACTACTGCTGTCTTTGCTGGACTTCGTGGCCCCTTCAAGACCGTTTGTGGTCTACTGTCAGTATAAAGAG CCTCTGTTGGAATGCTACACAAAACTGCGGGAAAGAGGAGGCGTCATCAACCTCAGGCTGTCTGAAACCTGGCTTAGGAATTACCAG GTTTTGCCAGATCGAAGTCATCCCAAACTACTGatgagtggaggtggggggtacCTCCTCTCAGGCTTCACTGTTGCCATGGATAACTTTAAAGCAGACCCCAGTCTCAAATCCAACGCAAGCACTTTAGAATCAAACAAGACTGAAGAGCCAGCAGCGAAAAAACGGAAATGCCCAGAGTCTGACTCTTAA